CCATGGgtctgagagccacctggcagtcagctgggCCATGGGGCCTGAGGgccacctggcagtcagctggaccatggggcttgagagccacctggcagtcagctgggccatggggtctgagagccacctggcagtcagctggaccatgggtctgagagccacctggcagtcagctgggccatggggtctgagagccacctggcagtcagctggaccatgggtctgagagccacctggcagtcagctgggccatggggtctgagagccacctggcagtcagctggacCATGGGTCTGAAagccacctggcagtcagctgggccatggggtctgagagccacctggcagtcagctggaccatggggtctgagagccacctggcagtcagctggaccatggggtctgagagccacctggcagtcagctggacCATGGGGCCTGAGAGCCACCTGTTAGCCAGCTGGGCCATGGgtctgagagccacctggcagtcagctgggccatgggtctgagagccacctggcagtcagctgggccatggggtctgagagccacctggcagtcagctgggccatgggtctgagagccacctggcagtcagctgggccatggggtccgagagccacctggcagtcagctggaccatgggtctgagagccacctggcagtcagctgggccatggggtctgagagccacctggcagtcagctggacCATGGGTCTGAAagccacctggcagtcagctgggccatggggtctgagagccacctggcagtcagctggaccatggggtctgagagccacctggcagtcagctggacTATGGGGCctgagagccacctggcagtcagctgggccagtgggtctgagagccacctggcagtcagctggacCATGGGGCCTGAGAGCCACCTGTTAGCCAGCTGGGCCATAGGgtctgagagccacctggcagtcagctgggccatggggtctgagagccacctggcagtcagctggaccatgggtctgagagccacctggcagtcagctgggccatggggtctgagagccacctgacagtcagctggaccatgggtctgagagccaccttgcagtcagctgggccatggggtctgagagccacctggcagtcagctggaccatggggtctgagagccacctggcagtcagctgggCCATGGGGCCTGAGAGCCATCTGGCAGTCAGCTGGACCATGGGCctgagagccacctggcagtcagctgggCCATGGGGTCTGAGAGCCACCTTGCAGTCAGCTGGACCATGGGGCCTGAGAGCCACCTGTTAGCCAGCTGGGCCATGGGgtctgagagccacctggcagtcagctgggccatggggtctgagagccacctggcagtcagctggaccatgggtctgagagccacctggcagtcagctgggccatggggtctgatagccacctggcagtcagctggaccatggggtctgagagccacctggcagtcagctgggccatggggtctgagagccacctggcagtcagctggaccatggggcctgagagccacctggcagtcagctgggCCATGGGGTCTGAGAGCCACCTAGCAGTTAGCTGGACCATGGGGCCTGAGAGCCACCTGTTAGCCAGCTGGGCCATGGGgtctgagagccacctggcagtcagctgggccatggggtctgagagccacctggcagtcagctggaccatggggcctgagagccacctggcagtcagctgggCCATGGGGTCTGAGAACCACCTGGTAGTCAGCTGGGCCATGGGgtctgagagccacctggcagtcagctggacCATGGGGTCTGAGAGGCACCTAGCAGCCAGCACGGCCATGGTGCCTGAGAGCCACCTGGCAGCCATCTGATCACGGGCGGCGGCGCATTAAAGTCACTCGCACTTCGCGGACGCTCCGTCGGGTCAGCCTCGCGTTGGGTGGCCGCCCACGGAGTGCCGGGCGTGGCACTCATGATCTCTCACAGCGGCACGTTTTACCGCCTCCACGTGGATGAATTTGCAACGACCGGGGGCGGGAGGTCGTGCGGGGTCGTGGTTTTGTCCCCAAAGGGAGGCGAAAGATACATTCTTGGAAATACCCGTTTATCTGGGTATCAAATCTTGGGCACGTCGCTTTCATTTTCCATTTGGAtttcttgtttcctttatttctatttctgttcctATTAGCCTAagcgaggtagaccgagaaaaaaacGTTCCTCGACAATTTTGATATACAAAAGCTTCGATGCCTTTTGGGATAAAGCTCGAGAATGTgaaacagtatcattatcattattgttgtcttcatcatcattcatgtcattattttattaagaaCGTTCTCATTTGTTTCTCTtcctatcgttatttttgttgttgtttttttctgtttcctttcttctctctctctctctctctctctctctctctctctctctctctctctctctctctctctctctctctctctctctctctctcatcatcatcatcatcatcatcgttactgattcataatctctttctctgcttACTCCACAGTTGACGACAAAGCTGACCTGCACCAAACTCATGAGATTTTAAAGAAGAAAGCATATCGCTGGTCGGACAGGAAAAAATGCGGTAAGTATCGCccgaataagagaagaagaattgggaaggaggagaaggagaagagaagaggaaaagaggaagaagaagaagaaagagaagatgaagtggaggaggagaagaagaaggagaattgggaaggaggagaagtagaaacaaaggaagaagtgaggacgaggagaagg
Above is a window of Penaeus chinensis breed Huanghai No. 1 chromosome 26, ASM1920278v2, whole genome shotgun sequence DNA encoding:
- the LOC125039014 gene encoding snake venom metalloprotease inhibitor 02D01-like; the encoded protein is MAARWLSGTMAVLAARCLSDPMVQLTARWLSDPMAQLTTRWLSDPMAQLANRWLSGPMVQLTARWLSDPMAQLTARWLSDPMAQLANRWLSGPMVQLTARWLSDPMAQLTARWLSGPWWLSDPMAQLANRWLSGPMVQLTARWLSDPWPSWLTGGSQAPWSS